A single genomic interval of Mangifera indica cultivar Alphonso chromosome 5, CATAS_Mindica_2.1, whole genome shotgun sequence harbors:
- the LOC123217393 gene encoding receptor expression-enhancing protein 3-A-like isoform X4, with translation MGFIIILQFVIKCFYVVPWTISALVYPLYASIRAIETDSASDFRKLVAYWILFSLTFLFEGAFVRLLEWLPFLWPYIKLVIFCWLVLSNFDGAYYVYKHVLHPCISLDVEDLINQFKERMEYFSTRIKVVAEEKRQEKENSKGNEPINILQKNVKAFEATEKKEVAKAKQSKCEESINVVQKDMKSQSKCEDAINVVQKDMKAQLKCEEPINVVHKDMKAVEVAEKTEMAKQDGLKEHCVFLSENKKSEPEEIKRVSATTATRSEVSEIPVSNEVQQEWTCSLCQVTTPCEAILKLHLQGRQHKLCEEQLKAKNQPSKSKVSPVPEDKKSEDCEVPKQKPVQVQPDDQKYKCVELKGTLWCCTICNVSCASMDIMFSHLNGKKHLAKIRQSKVAVDGHSGWDI, from the exons ATgggctttattattattttgcagtTTGTAATAAAATGCTTTTATGTTGTTCCCTg GACCATCTCTGCTTTGGTTTATCCACT ATATGCCTCTATACGGGCAATTGAGACTGATTCAGCCTCAGATTTTAGGAAGTTGGTTGCTTAttggattttattttctttaacctTTCTCTTTGAAGGTGCTTTTGTGAGGCTACTCGAATG GCTACCATTTTTGTGGCCTTACATAAAGCTGGTAATCTTCTGCTGGTTGGTGTTGTCAAACTTTGACGGTGCTTACTATGTCTACAAACATGTTCTTCATCCGTGCATCTCTTTGGATGTTGAAGACCTTATCAACCAGTTCAAGGAGAGGATGGAGTACTTTTCCACCAGAATTAAAGTTGTTGCTGAGGAAAAGAGACAGGAAAAAGAGAAT TCCAAGGGCAATGAGCCTATTAATATCCTGCAGAAAAACGTGAAAGCCTTTGAAGCAACAGAGAAAAAGGAAGTGGCTAAAGCCAAGCAG TCAAAGTGTGAAGAGTCCATTAATGTTGTCCAGAAGGATATGAAATCTCAGTCAAAGTGTGAAGACGCCATTAATGTTGTCCAGAAAGATATGAAAGCTCAGTTGAAGTGTGAAGAGCCCATTAATGTTGTCCACAAGGATATGAAAGCTGTAGAAGTAGCAGAGAAGACAGAAATGGCCAAGCAG GATGGTTTGAAAGAACATTGTGTTTTCCTGTCTGAGAACAAGAAATCTGAACCTGAGGAAATTAAAAGAGTTTCAGCAACAACAGCAACGAGAAGTGAGGTTTCTGAAATACCAGTTTCTAACGAAGTCCAGCAGGAGTGGACTTGCAGTTTATGCCAAGTTACAACCCCTTGTGAAGCAATACTGAAGTTGCATCTTCAGGGAAGACAACACAAGTTGTGCGAGGAGCAGCTGAAAGCAAAGAACCAGCCATCAAAAAGCAAAGTTTCCCCTGTTCCAGAGGACAAGAAATCCGAAGATTGTGAAGTACCAAAGCAGAAGCCAGTGCAAGTTCAACCAGATGACCAGAAGTATAAATGTGTTGAGCTTAAAGGGACCCTCTGGTGCTGCACCATTTGCAATGTAAGTTGCGCTAGTATGGATATCATGTTTAGTCACCTTAATGGGAAAAAGCACTTGGCCAAGATTCGACAATCTAAGGTTGCTGTTGATGGGCATTCTGGTTGGGATATTTAA
- the LOC123217393 gene encoding HVA22-like protein h isoform X2, producing the protein MGFIIILQFVIKCFYVVPWTISALVYPLYASIRAIETDSASDFRKLVAYWILFSLTFLFEGAFVRLLEWLPFLWPYIKLVIFCWLVLSNFDGAYYVYKHVLHPCISLDVEDLINQFKERMEYFSTRIKVVAEEKRQEKENVGETLHELLKLLHETAANKSKGNEPINILQKNVKAFEATEKKEVAKAKQSKCEESINVVQKDMKSQSKCEDAINVVQKDMKAQLKCEEPINVVHKDMKAVEVAEKTEMAKQDGLKEHCVFLSENKKSEPEEIKRVSATTATRSEVSEIPVSNEVQQEWTCSLCQVTTPCEAILKLHLQGRQHKLCEEQLKAKNQPSKSKVSPVPEDKKSEDCEVPKQKPVQVQPDDQKYKCVELKGTLWCCTICNVSCASMDIMFSHLNGKKHLAKIRQSKVAVDGHSGWDI; encoded by the exons ATgggctttattattattttgcagtTTGTAATAAAATGCTTTTATGTTGTTCCCTg GACCATCTCTGCTTTGGTTTATCCACT ATATGCCTCTATACGGGCAATTGAGACTGATTCAGCCTCAGATTTTAGGAAGTTGGTTGCTTAttggattttattttctttaacctTTCTCTTTGAAGGTGCTTTTGTGAGGCTACTCGAATG GCTACCATTTTTGTGGCCTTACATAAAGCTGGTAATCTTCTGCTGGTTGGTGTTGTCAAACTTTGACGGTGCTTACTATGTCTACAAACATGTTCTTCATCCGTGCATCTCTTTGGATGTTGAAGACCTTATCAACCAGTTCAAGGAGAGGATGGAGTACTTTTCCACCAGAATTAAAGTTGTTGCTGAGGAAAAGAGACAGGAAAAAGAGAATGTAGGTGAAACTTTGCATGAATTATTAAAGTTGTTGCATGAAACTGCTGCTAACAAG TCCAAGGGCAATGAGCCTATTAATATCCTGCAGAAAAACGTGAAAGCCTTTGAAGCAACAGAGAAAAAGGAAGTGGCTAAAGCCAAGCAG TCAAAGTGTGAAGAGTCCATTAATGTTGTCCAGAAGGATATGAAATCTCAGTCAAAGTGTGAAGACGCCATTAATGTTGTCCAGAAAGATATGAAAGCTCAGTTGAAGTGTGAAGAGCCCATTAATGTTGTCCACAAGGATATGAAAGCTGTAGAAGTAGCAGAGAAGACAGAAATGGCCAAGCAG GATGGTTTGAAAGAACATTGTGTTTTCCTGTCTGAGAACAAGAAATCTGAACCTGAGGAAATTAAAAGAGTTTCAGCAACAACAGCAACGAGAAGTGAGGTTTCTGAAATACCAGTTTCTAACGAAGTCCAGCAGGAGTGGACTTGCAGTTTATGCCAAGTTACAACCCCTTGTGAAGCAATACTGAAGTTGCATCTTCAGGGAAGACAACACAAGTTGTGCGAGGAGCAGCTGAAAGCAAAGAACCAGCCATCAAAAAGCAAAGTTTCCCCTGTTCCAGAGGACAAGAAATCCGAAGATTGTGAAGTACCAAAGCAGAAGCCAGTGCAAGTTCAACCAGATGACCAGAAGTATAAATGTGTTGAGCTTAAAGGGACCCTCTGGTGCTGCACCATTTGCAATGTAAGTTGCGCTAGTATGGATATCATGTTTAGTCACCTTAATGGGAAAAAGCACTTGGCCAAGATTCGACAATCTAAGGTTGCTGTTGATGGGCATTCTGGTTGGGATATTTAA
- the LOC123217393 gene encoding receptor expression-enhancing protein 2-like isoform X3, whose translation MGFIIILQFVIKCFYVVPWTISALVYPLYASIRAIETDSASDFRKLVAYWILFSLTFLFEGAFVRLLEWLPFLWPYIKLVIFCWLVLSNFDGAYYVYKHVLHPCISLDVEDLINQFKERMEYFSTRIKVVAEEKRQEKENSKGNEPINILQKNVKAFEATEKKEVAKAKQSKCEESINVVQKDMKSQSKCEDAINVVQKDMKAQLKCEEPINVVHKDMKAVEVAEKTEMAKQQDGLKEHCVFLSENKKSEPEEIKRVSATTATRSEVSEIPVSNEVQQEWTCSLCQVTTPCEAILKLHLQGRQHKLCEEQLKAKNQPSKSKVSPVPEDKKSEDCEVPKQKPVQVQPDDQKYKCVELKGTLWCCTICNVSCASMDIMFSHLNGKKHLAKIRQSKVAVDGHSGWDI comes from the exons ATgggctttattattattttgcagtTTGTAATAAAATGCTTTTATGTTGTTCCCTg GACCATCTCTGCTTTGGTTTATCCACT ATATGCCTCTATACGGGCAATTGAGACTGATTCAGCCTCAGATTTTAGGAAGTTGGTTGCTTAttggattttattttctttaacctTTCTCTTTGAAGGTGCTTTTGTGAGGCTACTCGAATG GCTACCATTTTTGTGGCCTTACATAAAGCTGGTAATCTTCTGCTGGTTGGTGTTGTCAAACTTTGACGGTGCTTACTATGTCTACAAACATGTTCTTCATCCGTGCATCTCTTTGGATGTTGAAGACCTTATCAACCAGTTCAAGGAGAGGATGGAGTACTTTTCCACCAGAATTAAAGTTGTTGCTGAGGAAAAGAGACAGGAAAAAGAGAAT TCCAAGGGCAATGAGCCTATTAATATCCTGCAGAAAAACGTGAAAGCCTTTGAAGCAACAGAGAAAAAGGAAGTGGCTAAAGCCAAGCAG TCAAAGTGTGAAGAGTCCATTAATGTTGTCCAGAAGGATATGAAATCTCAGTCAAAGTGTGAAGACGCCATTAATGTTGTCCAGAAAGATATGAAAGCTCAGTTGAAGTGTGAAGAGCCCATTAATGTTGTCCACAAGGATATGAAAGCTGTAGAAGTAGCAGAGAAGACAGAAATGGCCAAGCAG CAGGATGGTTTGAAAGAACATTGTGTTTTCCTGTCTGAGAACAAGAAATCTGAACCTGAGGAAATTAAAAGAGTTTCAGCAACAACAGCAACGAGAAGTGAGGTTTCTGAAATACCAGTTTCTAACGAAGTCCAGCAGGAGTGGACTTGCAGTTTATGCCAAGTTACAACCCCTTGTGAAGCAATACTGAAGTTGCATCTTCAGGGAAGACAACACAAGTTGTGCGAGGAGCAGCTGAAAGCAAAGAACCAGCCATCAAAAAGCAAAGTTTCCCCTGTTCCAGAGGACAAGAAATCCGAAGATTGTGAAGTACCAAAGCAGAAGCCAGTGCAAGTTCAACCAGATGACCAGAAGTATAAATGTGTTGAGCTTAAAGGGACCCTCTGGTGCTGCACCATTTGCAATGTAAGTTGCGCTAGTATGGATATCATGTTTAGTCACCTTAATGGGAAAAAGCACTTGGCCAAGATTCGACAATCTAAGGTTGCTGTTGATGGGCATTCTGGTTGGGATATTTAA
- the LOC123215964 gene encoding uncharacterized protein LOC123215964 — protein MKDRGKAVEVYRNEFFSDYSCSSDLACRKHPQSSSVGICAYCLKDRLVKLVCSDCGEQRLSSCSCSEISSNRNSCTVEVGSVGRVSFLIENDKQNEVIASNQNSKPRNSTGEKSEEVILLKRSNSSCVEIKKKNGLWRIGRLFRKKRDKDNGKSVGRFDEKSDLWVVDYMGTVSRSRSLCSFRGGGLLGSEDGGDLMSYSGARSSISAARSSGVNNGPLFDPERRSGFSEAEPRKSGFDSERRESSAVESDQFGSDFKGMRKASQTEVDGGGGANRRVFSLKESCSTGGEDSGFIDLKFDFPSESIGDYRLFPAVKMGVLQDSNSAFGSMRGCDYQFLSHDQGGDSCGGGDEMLCHSGSCRITVNERGIKKSGKSFKGWRWIFKQHSSWISGRKKDHEDLMVNPS, from the coding sequence ATGAAAGATAGAGGTAAAGCCGTGGAAGTATACAGGAATGAGTTTTTCTCAGATTATAGTTGTTCATCAGATCTTGCTTGCAGGAAACATCCTCAGTCTTCTTCAGTTGGCATATGTGCTTATTGTCTTAAAGATCGTTTAGTGAAGTTGGTGTGCTCAGATTGTGGAGAGCAGCGTCTCTCTTCATGCTCTTGCTCTGAAATCTCTTCCAATCGCAATTCTTGCACTGTTGAGGTGGGCAGTGTTGGCCGTGTTTCGTTTCTCATTGAAAATGACAAGCAAAACGAAGTTATTGCATCAAATCAAAACTCTAAGCCCAGAAATAGCACCGGAGAGAAATCGGAAGAAGTTATCTTGCTCAAGAGAAGTAACAGCAGCTGTGTtgagataaagaaaaagaatggcTTGTGGAGAATTGGAAGGTTGTTTAGAAAGAAAAGAGACAAAGATAATGGCAAAAGTGTTGGTAGGTTCGATGAGAAAAGTGATTTATGGGTTGTTGATTATATGGGTACTGTGTCAAGGTCCAGGTCTCTTTGTAGCTTCAGGGGCGGTGGGCTTTTGGGTTCAGAAGACGGTGGGGATTTGATGAGTTATTCCGGAGCCAGGAGTTCAATTTCAGCTGCTAGGAGTTCTGGGGTCAACAATGGTCCACTCTTTGATCCAGAAAGAAGAAGTGGCTTCAGTGAAGCTGAGCCAAGGAAAAGTGGGTTTGATAGTGAAAGGAGAGAGAGTTCAGCAGTAGAATCTGATCAATTTGGCAGTGATTTTAAGGGTATGAGAAAGGCTAGTCAAACGGAGGTTGACGGTGGTGGTGGTGCTAATAGACGTGTGTTTTCACTTAAAGAAAGTTGCTCTACTGGTGGGGAAGATTCAGGTTTtattgatctgaaatttgattttCCATCAGAATCTATAGGGGATTATCGTCTGTTCCCTGCTGTGAAAATGGGAGTTCTGCAAGATTCAAACTCAGCTTTTGGCAGCATGAGAGGCTGTGATTATCAGTTTTTGTCACATGATCAGGGCGGAGATTCCTGTGGTGGTGGGGATGAGATGTTGTGTCACAGTGGTTCATGTAGAATTACAGTGAATGAAAGAGGGATTAAAAAGAGCGGAAAAAGTTTCAAAGGTTGGAGATGGATTTTCAAGCAGCATTCAAGTTGGATTAGTGGTAGGAAGAAAGATCATGAAGATCTTATGGTGAATCCATCataa
- the LOC123217393 gene encoding uncharacterized protein LOC123217393 isoform X1, with the protein MGFIIILQFVIKCFYVVPWTISALVYPLYASIRAIETDSASDFRKLVAYWILFSLTFLFEGAFVRLLEWLPFLWPYIKLVIFCWLVLSNFDGAYYVYKHVLHPCISLDVEDLINQFKERMEYFSTRIKVVAEEKRQEKENVGETLHELLKLLHETAANKSKGNEPINILQKNVKAFEATEKKEVAKAKQSKCEESINVVQKDMKSQSKCEDAINVVQKDMKAQLKCEEPINVVHKDMKAVEVAEKTEMAKQQDGLKEHCVFLSENKKSEPEEIKRVSATTATRSEVSEIPVSNEVQQEWTCSLCQVTTPCEAILKLHLQGRQHKLCEEQLKAKNQPSKSKVSPVPEDKKSEDCEVPKQKPVQVQPDDQKYKCVELKGTLWCCTICNVSCASMDIMFSHLNGKKHLAKIRQSKVAVDGHSGWDI; encoded by the exons ATgggctttattattattttgcagtTTGTAATAAAATGCTTTTATGTTGTTCCCTg GACCATCTCTGCTTTGGTTTATCCACT ATATGCCTCTATACGGGCAATTGAGACTGATTCAGCCTCAGATTTTAGGAAGTTGGTTGCTTAttggattttattttctttaacctTTCTCTTTGAAGGTGCTTTTGTGAGGCTACTCGAATG GCTACCATTTTTGTGGCCTTACATAAAGCTGGTAATCTTCTGCTGGTTGGTGTTGTCAAACTTTGACGGTGCTTACTATGTCTACAAACATGTTCTTCATCCGTGCATCTCTTTGGATGTTGAAGACCTTATCAACCAGTTCAAGGAGAGGATGGAGTACTTTTCCACCAGAATTAAAGTTGTTGCTGAGGAAAAGAGACAGGAAAAAGAGAATGTAGGTGAAACTTTGCATGAATTATTAAAGTTGTTGCATGAAACTGCTGCTAACAAG TCCAAGGGCAATGAGCCTATTAATATCCTGCAGAAAAACGTGAAAGCCTTTGAAGCAACAGAGAAAAAGGAAGTGGCTAAAGCCAAGCAG TCAAAGTGTGAAGAGTCCATTAATGTTGTCCAGAAGGATATGAAATCTCAGTCAAAGTGTGAAGACGCCATTAATGTTGTCCAGAAAGATATGAAAGCTCAGTTGAAGTGTGAAGAGCCCATTAATGTTGTCCACAAGGATATGAAAGCTGTAGAAGTAGCAGAGAAGACAGAAATGGCCAAGCAG CAGGATGGTTTGAAAGAACATTGTGTTTTCCTGTCTGAGAACAAGAAATCTGAACCTGAGGAAATTAAAAGAGTTTCAGCAACAACAGCAACGAGAAGTGAGGTTTCTGAAATACCAGTTTCTAACGAAGTCCAGCAGGAGTGGACTTGCAGTTTATGCCAAGTTACAACCCCTTGTGAAGCAATACTGAAGTTGCATCTTCAGGGAAGACAACACAAGTTGTGCGAGGAGCAGCTGAAAGCAAAGAACCAGCCATCAAAAAGCAAAGTTTCCCCTGTTCCAGAGGACAAGAAATCCGAAGATTGTGAAGTACCAAAGCAGAAGCCAGTGCAAGTTCAACCAGATGACCAGAAGTATAAATGTGTTGAGCTTAAAGGGACCCTCTGGTGCTGCACCATTTGCAATGTAAGTTGCGCTAGTATGGATATCATGTTTAGTCACCTTAATGGGAAAAAGCACTTGGCCAAGATTCGACAATCTAAGGTTGCTGTTGATGGGCATTCTGGTTGGGATATTTAA